A region of the Campylobacter cuniculorum DSM 23162 = LMG 24588 genome:
TTTGATATTCTAATCTGTCATCAAATTTAAAATGCAAATAGGGGCTTTTATACCAGCCTTGCTCACTCATACAATAATTTTGCAAAATTTTTGTTGCTTTTTTTAAATGTGTGAGAATTTGTTCTTGTTCTTTTGCATCGAAGGACATTTTATCGATATACACAAAGGCATCATAGCGTCCCTTTCTGCACTCAACATCTACAACGCAAAGATTTTTTAAAAGCTCATCATCTAAATGAGCCAAAGCTCGGGGAATGAGTTCTCTTAACACACTTTCGGTGCGAAGTTTTTTAAGTTCGCTTGGATTCATCTTTAAACCTTGTTTTTAAGATATAACTTTAACAAAAAATTCTTTAATTTTATTTGATATAAATTTGTTTTTTTTTTTTTTGATATAATGCTTAGAAATTTTTCATAAAGGATGATAGAATGAAAGCAACGGATAGGATAAAAAACACTCTGTCTTATAAACTTGGTTCGTGTGTGATAAAATTTGTCAAACAACCACTTTTAGGGGGGGGGTTATCACAATTCACAAATAAAAAATTTTAAATTCCTTTTAAGATGTTTATTTGTTCCTATTTTAATCTTTAAATTTTTAGGTATCATAAAATCTCACAATAAAAAAATAAAAGCTTACAAACAAATTGTTGCAATATTCCCCGAATTCAAAAGAGCAAATCTTGAAAGTTTAGGAGACTATAAAGAAGCTTTGCTTTGTAAAAAACATTTATCTTTTTTACTTGGAAATGCTTTTATCAAAGCTCATAAACAAATTTTCACAGGGGGTTATTTTAGGCTTTATTCTTTTATCAATGAAGCAAGAAAAGAATACAATGAATTTTCAAATCTTAAACTCAAGCTTAGAGCTTTTGAAAATCCCATAATAATTGAAAATTTTAGTCTTCATACCTTAAAATTTATCTTTGAAAATTTAGAAAAAATCAATCAATGGCTTGATTCTGATTTATTTGAAAAAGAATTCTCTCATTTTCAAAGAAAACCTTTAATCAATCCTCATCAATGTGATTATAAAAACATTCCGGCTCTATGTGCTTGGGAATTAAACCTGCCTTTGCCACCGCTTTATGATTTGATTTTGATTTCAGGGAGTCGAAGTGGGCATAATGCCATTTTAAATTTTTTTGAACAATGTGAAGCAAAAAGAGCAAAGGATCACTTGCCTATAGATTTAAAAATCATTTACACTCATTTTTATGATTTTTTACTCGATTCTAATCATACAAATTTTTTCAAAATTCTTCCATTTATACAATATGCAGGTTCAAAATATTCCATTAAAGAATATAAAAGTTATTGTGAATTTTTTATCCACAAAAGTCCTTGCTTGGTGCAAGTAAGAGACCCTTTTATAAAGCTTTTGCTTGCTAATAACCGCTGGAATAAACCTAATGCTGTCTATCGCTTTACTTTAAAAGATGATTTAAATGCTATTTTAGATAGAATTTATTATGCATGGAGTGGGCAAAATAGTCTTGAAAACGCTTTAAACTATCTTTGTTCTTTAGAATTTTTAAGACAAGCTTCTGCGATTAAGGGTTTAAATTGCATCAGTGATATTCATTTTGTTGATACAGACAATGAACTTATGCCAAATAACGCCTTTGAAACTATGAAAAAACTTGCTTTAAAATATAAGCTTAATCCACCAAAAGATAGGGATTTTTTTGAAGGATTGATAGAAGAAAATCTTTTTGCTTTACTTCCTCTTACTCTAAGTCTTAATTATCAAGATGTTTTAACCTATCTTAATAAAGAGGATTTACAAGCTCTTCCAAAATACAGAAACAGCTGGGATAAAACAAAATTTAAAGTGGATCTTCTCATCACTGCTTATCAATTTATGAAACTTAGTAAAAATCAAAGGGATTATATCGATATCAGTGAGCAAATTTTAGGACAAAAGAATTGGTTGTATGAAGGAAGTGATATAAGAATTTATGCAAACAAAAATGAATATAAATGTTATTTTGATGAGCTTTTATGCGAAGCAGCAAAAAAATATTTCAAATATTTTCAAAAAGAATTGATGAAAAGAAATGAAATAGAAAAGGCAAAAAGATTTAGCATAGAGGATATTTTAGAATATTTAAATCAAAATTCTATTTTAAAATTTAAGTTAAAAACCATCTTAGACCAAGAATTAGAAAGCATTAAAAAAATGCGTCCGGATATAGTGGATACTTGGATTTATTATAAAAAATTTGAGAAAAGCTTTAATAGGGAGTGATGATGAAAAGATGTTTAGCTGTGGGAGTTTTTGACCTTTTTCATTACGGGCATTTGAGATTGTTTAAGCAAATCAAACAGAAAGAAAAAAATTCTAAGCTTATTGTAGCCATACAAAAGGACGCATTTGTTTTTAAATACAAACCTCAAATCAAGCTTTTTTATAATGAAAATCAACGCAAAGAAATTTTAAATTCTATAAAAGAGATTGATGAGTTAATCTTTTATACAGAAGTCAATCAAATCGTTAAAGAAGTGGAATTTGATATTTTTTGCGTGGGAGAAGACCAAATTCATAAGGGATTTGAGGAGGCTATTTTGTATTGTAAAAGTAAAAATAAAAAAATTTTAAGAATCAAAAGAACACCGCATATTAGCTCTAGTGATATTAGAGAATATTTAAATCATCAAAAATACAATTCTAATGAAATTTGGGGCTAAATCACAAGAAAGGAAAAATATGGATAATCAAAAAGCGTTAGAGTATTGGAAAAATCTCTCCAAAACTCCGGATTTAACTCAAGAGAGTGTTAAGGTTAATAAAATCAACAACCACTACAAAGAAGATGCAAATTTCATCCTGCGTTTTACGGATAAAAATACAGATATTTTGGACCTTGGAGCAGGGAGCGGAGGGGCTTTAAATTTGTATTATAATAAAATCAATTTTGTTTTAGCAGTAGAAAAATTCAAAGAATTTTCAAATCTCATTGTCCGTGCGGATAATGTTGCAATCATCAATGCAGATATAAAAGATTTTGATACGAATAAAAAATTTGATCTTGTATTGCTTTTTGGTGTGATGCAATTTTTCAATGAGCAAGAAAGCAAACAAATTTATACAAAATGTAAGAAATTCTTACAAAAAGAGGGGGGGGGGAATCCAAATTACTGATTAAACAGCAATTTGGACTTAAAGAAGATGTTTTTGTTGAGTATTCAAATGAACTCAAGCAAAAATATTTTTCTACTTATAGACATATAGATAAAGAGATAGAACTTCTTAAAAATGCCGGATTTAAAACAATTTCAACATTTGACATTTACGATAAAAAAGCAAATCGTTGGGAAAATACGCATTTTTATGCTCTAGTTTGTGAATAAAAAGCGAGTCAATTTTTCTTATTTTTTATCTCAAATGCAAACTTGAACGAGCTTAAATTCTTAAGTGCAATTTTAACAATGAAATAAAATTGCACTTTTTAAAATATTAAGACTCCAAACTCAATATTAAAGCTCTGCACTTTTTTCAATCTCTTTGTAACTTTCTATATAATCTCCCACACGCATATCCTCACAACCCTCAATACCAACTCCGCATTCATAACCCTTAGCAACCTCTCTGACATCATCTTTAAAACGTTTGAGTGAGCTTACATTGCCTTCAAAAATAACAACTCCCTCACGAATGAGTCGAATTTTAGCTCCGCGATTAATCACGCCCTCGCTGACTATACATCCAGCAATTTGCCCTATTTTCGGCACTGATATAATTTGCCTAATTTCAGCTTGTCCTAATTGCTCTTCAGAAACAATAGGACTCATCATACCACTAAGCAAGGCTTTCACATCATCAATGAGATTATAAATCACATTATAAGTCTTAATCTCCACGCCTTTATCTCTTGCTTTTTCTTTAATCTCTCCAGTTGGACGTATATTAAAACCCAGAACTATGGAATTTTCACTTGCACTTGCAAGCTCAATATCGCTTTGAGTGATTCCACCCACTCCGCTGTGAATGATATTGACTTTAATCTCATCATTCCTAAGTTTTTCTAAACTTGCTTTTAAGGCCTCTAAAGAACCTTGCACATCGGCTTTAAGTATTATAGGAAGGGCTTTGAGATTGCCTTCTTTGATTTTAGCTCCAAGCTCATCAATGCTTACTTTGGTCGATTTGCTCAATTCTTTTTGTCGGTTGTATTCATAACGTTTAGCAGCATATTCTCTTGCCTCTTTATCGGTTTTTACAGCAATGAGAATTTCACCTGCTTCAGCAACTTCGCTAAGTCCTACTATAACTCCGCATTCTCCGGGTTTAATCTCTTTTAAAGCTTTTCCTTGATCATCACTCATTGCACGAATTTTACCATAAGCCACACCTGCAACAACAATGCTTCCTATCTTTAATGTCCCATTTTGCACGATAATCGTTGCCACCGCACCGCGTCCTTTTTGCACAGAACTCTCAATCACGCTCGCTTTTGCAAAATTTTTTGGATTGGCTTTAAGCTCCAAAATATCGGCTTGTAAAAGCAGAGTTTCAAGCAAATCTTCAATGCCCTCTCCTGTTTTTGCAGAAACGGGTAAAAATTCATAAGAACCTCCCCATTCTACCGGAATAATATCCATTTCAGAAAGTTGGGTTTTCACCATATCCGGATTAGCTCCTTCTTTATCGATTTTATTAATCGCAATGATGATAGGAACATTAGCCGCCTTTGCGTGATTGATGGCTTCTTTGGTTTGAGGTTTTACTCCATCATCGGCTGCAACGACGATAATCGCTATATCAGTAATGCTTGCTCCCCTTGCACGCATTGCTGTAAAAGCTTCGTGTCCGGGTGTATCTATAAAAGTAATTTTGCGGTGATTTTTTTCCACCATATAAGCACCGACATGCTGTGTGATTCCTCCTGCTTCTGCACTTGCAATGCGACTTTTTCGTATATAATCAAGCAAAGAAGTTTTACCATGATCAACATGTCCCATAATCGTAATCACCGGTGCTCTAGCAAGTAAATCTTTTTCATTTTCAGCACTCTGATAATCTTTGACATAATCAAATGCATCTGCTTCATCGATGGTTTGAATTTCTATGCCAAATTCATCTGCTAAAATTTCAATGGCTTCTTCATCTAAAAAATCATTTTTTGTTGTCATTAAACCCAGCATAAAAAGCTTTGAAATCACTTCACTTGTGTTTTTTCCAATCTTATCCGCAAATTCATAGACACGAATTTCTTTAGGAATGGACACGCTTGTTATGGCTTCATTTTCCTTTTTTTCTACTCTTTTAGGCGGTTTTTTACGGCTTCTTCTTTGTATGCTACCCTCATTGAAATTGAAAGAATTTCCTAAAGATTGACGCAGAATTTGAGGCGGTTTTTTAAGAGTATTGACCGGTTTAATCTGTTCTTTAACACTAAAATCAGGTAAAACGACTTCATTTTCATTATCCAAAGAAATATCGGCAAAATCGTGATTGCTTAAAAAATCCATTTTTTGAGTGCTTTCTTTTTTCACAGCAGGAGCGGATTTTTTTTCTTTTTTCTTTTTCTTTAAATTTTCATCAACATTTGAAAAAATCATCGATAAGCTTAATTGTTCTTTGTTTTGAGACGTTTTGACCTCTTCTTTTTGATTGAGCTCCTCTCTTTCAATGTCTTTTTTTTTCTTAACAATCACAAGTCCGCGTCTTTTTGCTAAAGTTGCACTTGCTATGCTCGGAGTTTTGATTTCTTTGACAGGCTCTTCCTTAACGGATTCTTGTTTTAAGGACTCTTGTTTATTTTCTTCTTTTTTTGTTTCGCTGATTATTTTTGAGGGGATTTGATTTTCTTGTTTTGATTCAGACGCATTTATTTTTTTACTTTCTTTTTCAGTTTTACTTTGAGTGTTTTTAGAATTTTGGTTCTTTTTGGTTTTTGTCTTTTCTTCTTTTTTGTCTTCTTTATCTTTTTTTGGTGTTTTTGTGGATTTTTTAGCAGAATTTGACTTTGAATTTTTTTGAAAAACTTCGGGAATTTTTCCACTTTGTATGTACTCATAAATTGCACCTGCGATTTCTTCTTCGACAGCACTAGAGGCGGATTTTATATCCAGACCTAATTCTTTAACTTTTTCCAAAATTTCTTTGCTTGAGTATCCTGCCTCGTTTGCAATCTCATAAATTCTAATCTTTGCCATTTAAAATAACTCCTTTAAATTCTGCGGAATGATTTTTAGTTTTTTACACATTTTAGAAAATGCTTTATATAAAATTTTTTCTTCTTTTAAAGCACAAGTTTGACACAAATAAATTCCACGTCCTAATTTCACATTAACACAAAGTTTATTTGCATCCATGCTAAAGCGATTTAAAAGCCTTTTTTCAAAACGATTTTTACACACAATACACATTCTAACGGGTTGATGTTTTTTCAAAATTATATCTTTTTTTTTGGATTTTTCAACAAATTTCAAAACCTTTATTATCAAATTCTAAACATTCTATGCGAAAATTGCTGAATTTTTGTGTCATTTTTTGTATAAAAAAATTAACATTTTCTTTATAAACCAAAGAAAAAAAGCTTGAACCTGACCCTGAAAGCGTACTCATTAAAGCTTTATTTTCCAAAGCAAATTTTTGCACTTCAAAAAGCTCGGGTAAATTTTTCATTCTTTGCATTTGATGCAATTTATCCTTACTTGCAAGAGCTAAAAGCTCGTATTTTTTTTCTAAAAAACAGGCTGTTAAAAAAGAAGAATGAGAGAGATTAAACACGCAATCACTCAAGCTTAAATTTGCAGGTAAAGCCTCTCTGCTCTGCTCTGTATTCATTATAGCATCTGGTATGACGATAATGGCTCTTAAATTCTCATCAATGTCTTTTTTAATACTATAAACCTTATTTTCTTCAACAATTGAACATACAAAACCTCCAAGAATGGCAGGAGCGATATTATCCGGATGAGTTTCATAGTTTAAAGCCTCATTTAAAATTTTTTCCTTTTCTATCTTAAAACCGCTCATCGCATAAGCACCTACAATCGCACCTACAATTGTTGCAGAAGAACTGCCAAGCCCACGCGATAAGGGAATATTGTTTTTAAAAATAAAGCGAAAATGATTTTTTTGTCCGCTTAATTTTTGATAAATTTCATTAAAAATTTGGATAAAAATATTGTTCTTTTTCAAATGGATATTATCACTTCCTTCTCCGCTCACACTAAGGCTTGAAACATTTGATTTGTAAATTTCTATTTCATTAAAAAGTCCAAGACTCAATCCCAAACAATCAAAACCCGGTCCTAAATTCGCACTCGTAGCGGGAACTAAAATTTTCAAATTTTATCCTATAACTGCATCTAAAAAATAAAAGGGTAGATTATCATTTTTTAGATTAAGTTCTTGTAAATTTTGGGGCAAAAAAAACTTAGCGGGAGTGTTTTTTTCTAAAACAATCTCTCCATTTTTATAAATAAAGCATAAATTTTTATTCGCACTGATAGGCTTAAAGCCATTAAGCTCAAATGCACTTACCGCAAATAAAGGGATATTTTTAACCAAACTTAAGGTTTTTAAACTCACATAAGAAATTTTAATCCCCATAAAAGAACCCGGTCCATTAGCATAAATCAAACGCGAAAATTCAAATTCTTTGAGTAAAATTTGTAGAATTTTTGGCACAAATTCATCAGCTTTTTCTTCACTCTCATAACTTTTTATGAGTTTCTCACCTTCATAAATTCCAAGCATTAAGGGCTTAGAAAGCCCATTGAGTAAAAGAGTGAATTTTTTTATGCAAAGACCTTTTCATAAGCTTTTTCATAATTTTTGCTAAGAGTTACAACTTCATAAGCATCTTTATCTTCAAGCAAAGCCTTAGTCAGCAAATGATTAAGATGATGACTTCCTGCATAAGAAATATAATCCCCAAAAACACGGCTTCCAAGTAGGGTTAAATCTCCTATTGCATCTAAAATTTTATGACGCACAAATTCATCTTTAAATCTTAAGCCTTCAGGGTTTAAAATGCGATTATCATCTATGACTATGGTATTTTCTAAACTTCCTCCAAGCCCTAAATTCATAGCTCTTAAGGCTTTAACATCTTTTAAAAATCCAAAAGTTCTTGCACGGGCAATCTCTTCTATATAGTTTTTTTTGCTGAATTCAAAACAATAATTTTGCTCACCAATGACCGCATTATCAAATTTAATGGTATAATTAATTTTAGGGATTTTACTTGGAATAAGCTTTACAAATTTATGCCCCTCTTTTACCTCAATAGCCTTTTTAATCACTATGATTTTTTTAGGAGCATCAAGCTCTTTAATCCCTGCTTCATCAAGCATCATACAAAAACTAATGCTACTTCCGTCCATTACAGGAGCTTCGTTTGCATTAAGCACGATGCGGATATTGTCAATCCCATACGCATTGATGGCACTCATTAAATGCTCGATTGTAGAAACATAGCCCCTATTATCTCCTATCACGGTCGCCATTTGTGTATTAATCACATTGTTAGGTTCTGCCTTGTAGCTTATATTTAAATCTTTTCTAAAAAAAACTATGCCACTATTTGCTTCTAAGGGCTCAAGCATAATCTCTATAGGTTCTCCTTTATGAAGTCCTATACCTACGCCTTTTACAGCTTTTGCTAAAGTTATTTGTTTCATTTGTTTTCACCTATCTTTTTCTTTGCTTCATTTAAAACTTTATAAATATTATTTTCTATCCATTTTCTATCCTGCCATTGTTCAGGTCTTGTTTCTACACCTTGAACTAAAACTCCAAAATGCAAATGATCCCCTAAGGCTAAACCGCTTGTTCCGGTATTTGCAATCACACTTAAAGCATGACTTGTCTCACCCTCATTAACATTTTTCGAAGAACAATGCCCATAAAGACTATAAATTCCAAATCCATGATAAAGGATTAAATTTAAACCATAAATTCCGTTTTCATTTGCAAAAACAACTTCTCCTTCATTGTTATTAATAATCGGTGCTCGTGCCACACTCGCTAAATCTAAGCCCATATGATAAGAATCGCTGACAAATTCTCCTTTATAAGAATAAAATCTATGGTCTGCAAAATCTGCTACCTTAGCTCCATTCTTAAGTGGCAAGAAAAGTTTAAGATTAAAATTATCCAACTTGTCTTCTTTGATTTCGGAGGTGATTTTATGGATTAAATCTTCATTGATAGAGCGTAAAGTTTCATTAACGAATTTAAATTTGCCAAGAAGACTTAAATTATTATCTTTTGGGGCGTATTGCTCTGCTAAATCGTGAATTTTTCCCTCTAAAAATTGATCGCTTAGATTAATGTTTGAAGTGCGGTATTTGCGGTTTAAAAGGGCATATTTTATTGCTTGTTTTGAAATGTTTCCAGCTTTATCTTTGGCAACAACAAAGGCTTTAAATTCCTCATCTCTTGCATCCCAAGCAATCAAAGCAGCATAATACCCTTCTTTAACATAAGGGAGGGCTTTAAAAATTTTATTGCGATTTGTTTGTATATAAACTTCGTCTAAATTTTCATCACTACTGCTAAAAACCACACTAGCCGCCCCACCCTTTTCAATCTGATAAGAATGGCTTAAAATATCGATTTTAGGACTTGTTTTATCAACCACAACAAGGATTTGTTTTTGAATTTTATTGCCAAAAAAATTCCAAAAACTTCTATCACCGACTTCAACTTCTAAAATATAAGATTTAATCTTTTCTTTATAGGCAGATTTTGGAAGCTTAACCTGCAGAGTGAGGTCTTTTTTATCTTTAATTTTTTCATCAAGTAAAATTAAGCCCGAATCGTTGCTGTCTTTTTTTAGAATGATTTTTACATTTTTAATCCCACTATTTTCATCTTTAATATCAAGCGAAATAGGATTTTCAAGATTATTATAAATCAAGTCTTGAGATAAAATTTGAGGGTGTTTTTTTTCAAAAAAATTGCTTTTAAACACGAAAAACCCGATGATAACAAATAAAACTAAAATCAATCCATAAAATTTTGTTCTTTTTCTCACTTAAATACCCTAAAAACTTTCAATGCTTAACAAATTTTATAATTTTTAAGAAAATGTTAGGTTAATATTCGCTTAATTGTATCAAAAATTATAAAATTTCTCTGAGTTTGTTTGCTTTACCCATCCATTTTTTAAGTTCATCAAAACGATTTTCTTGTATCATTTTTTTGCACGTATCAAGCTCCTTTTCAAAGCACTCTATTGATTTTAGGACATTGTCTTTATTTTGTTCAAAAATACTGCCCCACATTATAGGAGAGGATTTTGCAATGCGACTCATTCCTTTAAAAGAACTGCCGCCTAAATGCACGATATTGCGTTTATTTTCTTCTTTCATCACAAAATTCGCCAAAGAAAAACTGATAACATGGGGCAAATGTGAGATGATGGCTGTGTGATGATCATGTGCAAAACTATCCATAAAAACAATCTTCATTCCCAAATGAGAAAAAATTTCCACCGCTCTTTTTTGATGCAAATCATCGGCAACCTCACTATCGCAAAGTATGCAAACAGCGTCTTTGTAAAGCTCTTTAAAAGCTGCTTTTGGACCGCTATTTTCTGTACCTGCCATAGGATGAGCAAAAAGAGTTTGTTTAAGGAGTTCTTTTGGTAAGCTTTCTATAATCTTTCTTTTTGTGCTTCCAAGCTCTATAATGGTTGTATTTTTAGGAAGTTTTCTTAAATCCTGTAAAATTTTTATAATGGCATCAACAGGAGTGGCAATAAAAATAATATCACAAATTTTAAGATTTTTAAATGAAATTAATTCGTGTATAAGTCCTAGATTCAGTGCATCTTGCTCATTTTGTTTGTCAATATCAAGTCCATAAACAGCACTGATGAGTTTATTTTCCTTTAAACAAAGCCCTAAAGAACCGCCAATAAGCCCAAGTCCTATAATTGCTATTTTCATAAATTTTTCCTTAATAATCATATTGTTAAATGTTTTTTGTTATTATACTAAACTTTAATATTTTTTTAGGTAAATAAGGTATGAAAAAAATCATTAGCATTTGTGTTTTTTGCACCTTTTCAAGTGCAGCAATTCTTAAAGAAATTCGATTTAATGGACTTCATAGTCTTTCTTATAGCACAGCATTGAATATTATGGACTTAAAAACCGGTGAAGAAATCAGCGAGGCAAAAATCAATACAGGCATTCTTAATCTTTACAAACAAAATTATTTTAAAAATATTGTCGCTGAAGAAGAAAATGGAATTTTAAATATAACGCTTGTTGAAAAACCAAGTATAGCTAAAATCACCATCACAGGTATAGCCTCAAATGATAGAAAGCAAGTAGAAAGCATTTTGGGTATAAAAAGAGGAAGTTTGTTTGATGAAGTGAGTGCAAAAGAAGCGAGTGAGAGGATTAAAGCCTTTTATGACAATAAAAGCTTTTTTGATACAGTTGTGGAATTTAAACTTAAATCCTTAGAAAATACAGAGGGTTTAGAGCTTGAATTTATAGTCAATCGTGGTGAAAACATAGTCATTGACAAGGTTCATCTTAGTGGAAGTAAAGAATTGTCTTATTCAGACATTGAGCCTGCAATTATAAACAAAGAAAAAGAATTTATGGGCTGGATGTGGGGAAGAAATGATGGAAAACTTAAAATTTTCGAACTTGCAAATGATAGTTCAAGAATCACAGATGAATATATGAAAAAAGGGTATTTAGATGTGCAAGTTTCGCCCCCTTATCTTAAAACTTATACTGATATTTATAGAGCGGATTTGACCTATTTCATTAAAGAAAATGAACCCTATAAAATTGTCAGCATTTCGATAGAAAATCCTTTATTTGATGAAGAAACGAATGCACAAACTGCTAAAGATTTACAATCTCAAGTCGGTAAAATCATCAATATAGAAAAGGTTAGAGAGGATATAAAAACCATAGAAACGCAAAGTGCTGATCTTGGTTATGCCTTTGTTGAAGTTTTGCCTGACATTCAAAAAGACAGAGAAAAATTAGAGGTTTCACTGATTTTTAGAGTCATTCCTCATGAAAAAGTGCATATAAGAAATGTTATCATTTCTGGAAATTCTCGCACAGTGGATAGAGTTGTCCGCCGTGAGCTTTTCATCACTGAAGGAGAGCTTTATAACCGAACAGATTTAACCGATTCTAAGAATGCTTTAAGGAGAACTTCGTATTTTGACAATGTTGAGATTAAAGAAGAAAAAGTTAATGATACCGAAGTTGATTTAGTTGTTGAAGTTAAAGAGGCTTCAACAGGGTCAATTGGCGGAGGTATAGGTTATAGCTCAAGCGATGGCATACTTTTAAATGCTTCATTGTCTGATACTAATATCTTTGGGTCAGGTTTTAAAAGCTCGGTTTTTATAGATAAAAGCGATGAAACCTTGTCGGGAAGAATTTCTTTGATTGAACCAAGATTGTTTGATTCGCTCTATAGTTTAGGCGGTTCAATCTATGCTAATGACTATGATTGGGACAATTATTCTGAAAGAAGTTATGGTTTTGATTTAACCTTAGGAAGACAATTTGCACGATATTTTAATGCGAGTTTAACCTACAATCTTGAACAAAGTGATATTTATCGCTTAAGCCCTACCCTTCGCAGAACAGGTTACGAACTTGGCAAAACTTATAAAAGCTCTGTTACTCCAGCAATTTCTTTTAATAATACCGATGATTATTATTTGCCGCGTTCAGGTTTTATTGCTTCAACAGCTCTTGAATATGCAGGTGTTGGCGGGGACCAAAAATTCTTATATTCAAGCTCTAAATTTAATTTTTATCAAGGTTTAGAAGAATTTATAGGTTATGACTTAATATATCGCTATAAAGCAAGTTTTTATAAGGTTTGGGATAATGGTTATTTACCTATCAATCAAAGAATTTATCTTGGTGGCATACGCTCTATTCGTGGATACGACACTCGCTCCGTCAGCCCAAAAAATCAATGGGGAGATGAAGTAGGTGGCACGATAGCCTTTGCAAACTCTGTAGAATTAAGTTTTCCTTTAATCAATAGAGTCAAGCTTAGAGGAAGTATGTTTTTTGATTATGGAGCTATAGGACGCAAAAATATTGATGAAATTCAAAGAATGAGTACAGGTGTAGGTATAGAGTGGATTACTCCTATAGGACCTTTACAACTCATTTTTGCTAAACCTATCAATGACAAACCCGGAGATGACACAAATGTCTTTGAATTTTCTATTGGAACAAGATTTTAATGAAATTTAATATTTAAATCAAAGAATTTTGCTATAATTTTAAGAAAATTAAATCAGGTGATTTTATGAATTTTATAGATATTTTTTCCAAAATTAGAAAAAAACAATCTAATCCTAATGAAGCTCCAAACCATTGGGTTAAATGCCCAAATTGTCATTCTTTAATCTATGATAAAGAAATACAAACTTGTTTTAATGTTTGTCCAAAATGCAATTATCATATGAGAATTTCAGCTAAAGAAAGAATTGAACTTTTAAGTGATGAAGGCAGTTTTGT
Encoded here:
- a CDS encoding glycoprotease, giving the protein MLGIYEGEKLIKSYESEEKADEFVPKILQILLKEFEFSRLIYANGPGSFMGIKISYVSLKTLSLVKNIPLFAVSAFELNGFKPISANKNLCFIYKNGEIVLEKNTPAKFFLPQNLQELNLKNDNLPFYFLDAVIG
- the lpxC gene encoding UDP-3-O-acyl-N-acetylglucosamine deacetylase, with amino-acid sequence MKQITLAKAVKGVGIGLHKGEPIEIMLEPLEANSGIVFFRKDLNISYKAEPNNVINTQMATVIGDNRGYVSTIEHLMSAINAYGIDNIRIVLNANEAPVMDGSSISFCMMLDEAGIKELDAPKKIIVIKKAIEVKEGHKFVKLIPSKIPKINYTIKFDNAVIGEQNYCFEFSKKNYIEEIARARTFGFLKDVKALRAMNLGLGGSLENTIVIDDNRILNPEGLRFKDEFVRHKILDAIGDLTLLGSRVFGDYISYAGSHHLNHLLTKALLEDKDAYEVVTLSKNYEKAYEKVFA
- a CDS encoding M23 family metallopeptidase, which codes for MRKRTKFYGLILVLFVIIGFFVFKSNFFEKKHPQILSQDLIYNNLENPISLDIKDENSGIKNVKIILKKDSNDSGLILLDEKIKDKKDLTLQVKLPKSAYKEKIKSYILEVEVGDRSFWNFFGNKIQKQILVVVDKTSPKIDILSHSYQIEKGGAASVVFSSSDENLDEVYIQTNRNKIFKALPYVKEGYYAALIAWDARDEEFKAFVVAKDKAGNISKQAIKYALLNRKYRTSNINLSDQFLEGKIHDLAEQYAPKDNNLSLLGKFKFVNETLRSINEDLIHKITSEIKEDKLDNFNLKLFLPLKNGAKVADFADHRFYSYKGEFVSDSYHMGLDLASVARAPIINNNEGEVVFANENGIYGLNLILYHGFGIYSLYGHCSSKNVNEGETSHALSVIANTGTSGLALGDHLHFGVLVQGVETRPEQWQDRKWIENNIYKVLNEAKKKIGENK
- a CDS encoding prephenate dehydrogenase, with product MKIAIIGLGLIGGSLGLCLKENKLISAVYGLDIDKQNEQDALNLGLIHELISFKNLKICDIIFIATPVDAIIKILQDLRKLPKNTTIIELGSTKRKIIESLPKELLKQTLFAHPMAGTENSGPKAAFKELYKDAVCILCDSEVADDLHQKRAVEIFSHLGMKIVFMDSFAHDHHTAIISHLPHVISFSLANFVMKEENKRNIVHLGGSSFKGMSRIAKSSPIMWGSIFEQNKDNVLKSIECFEKELDTCKKMIQENRFDELKKWMGKANKLREIL
- the bamA gene encoding outer membrane protein assembly factor BamA — its product is MKKIISICVFCTFSSAAILKEIRFNGLHSLSYSTALNIMDLKTGEEISEAKINTGILNLYKQNYFKNIVAEEENGILNITLVEKPSIAKITITGIASNDRKQVESILGIKRGSLFDEVSAKEASERIKAFYDNKSFFDTVVEFKLKSLENTEGLELEFIVNRGENIVIDKVHLSGSKELSYSDIEPAIINKEKEFMGWMWGRNDGKLKIFELANDSSRITDEYMKKGYLDVQVSPPYLKTYTDIYRADLTYFIKENEPYKIVSISIENPLFDEETNAQTAKDLQSQVGKIINIEKVREDIKTIETQSADLGYAFVEVLPDIQKDREKLEVSLIFRVIPHEKVHIRNVIISGNSRTVDRVVRRELFITEGELYNRTDLTDSKNALRRTSYFDNVEIKEEKVNDTEVDLVVEVKEASTGSIGGGIGYSSSDGILLNASLSDTNIFGSGFKSSVFIDKSDETLSGRISLIEPRLFDSLYSLGGSIYANDYDWDNYSERSYGFDLTLGRQFARYFNASLTYNLEQSDIYRLSPTLRRTGYELGKTYKSSVTPAISFNNTDDYYLPRSGFIASTALEYAGVGGDQKFLYSSSKFNFYQGLEEFIGYDLIYRYKASFYKVWDNGYLPINQRIYLGGIRSIRGYDTRSVSPKNQWGDEVGGTIAFANSVELSFPLINRVKLRGSMFFDYGAIGRKNIDEIQRMSTGVGIEWITPIGPLQLIFAKPINDKPGDDTNVFEFSIGTRF